A region from the Lemur catta isolate mLemCat1 chromosome 7, mLemCat1.pri, whole genome shotgun sequence genome encodes:
- the TMEM218 gene encoding transmembrane protein 218, producing MAGTVLGVGAGVFILALLWVSVLLLCVLLSRASRMARFSVIFVFLGALIITSVLLLFPRASEFPAPEVKVKIVDAFFIGRYVLLVFLSAIFLGGLFLVLTHHVLQPIYAKPLRSY from the exons ATGGCTGGCACTGTGCTCGGAGTGGGTGCAGGCGTGTTCATCCTAGCCCTGCTCTGGGTGTCGGTGCTGCTGCTGTGTGTGCTGTTATCCAGAGCCTCCAGGATGGCTAG GTTCTCTGTCATTTTTGTATTCCTCGGTGCTCTGATCATCACATCAGTTCTGTTGCTTTTCCCCCGAGCTAGTGAATTCCCAGCCCCAGAGGTCAAAGTTAAG ATTGTGGATGCCTTTTTCATTGGCCGCTATGTCCTGCTGGTTTTCCTCAGTGCTATCTTCCTTGGAGGCCTCTTCTTGGTTCTAACTCATCATGTCCTGCAGCCAATCTATGCCAAACCACTGCGGTCCTACTGA